The Xanthomonas fragariae genome has a segment encoding these proteins:
- a CDS encoding DUF2782 domain-containing protein, whose protein sequence is MNRASLLLLPLLLLGGCATGSASAGGDVAAGADVTSKTMDNGDKVDEYRVNGQLEMVRVTPARGAPYFLYDRNHDGHTDAEKDKVNKVYWKLYSW, encoded by the coding sequence ATGAACAGAGCGAGTCTTTTACTGCTGCCGTTACTGCTGCTCGGCGGCTGCGCTACCGGTAGTGCGAGTGCCGGCGGCGATGTAGCGGCCGGTGCCGATGTCACCAGCAAGACCATGGACAACGGCGACAAGGTCGACGAGTACCGGGTCAACGGCCAGTTGGAAATGGTGCGCGTGACGCCCGCACGCGGTGCGCCCTACTTCCTGTACGACCGCAACCACGACGGCCATACCGATGCCGAGAAAGACAAGGTCAACAAGGTGTATTGGAAGCTCTATAGCTGGTGA
- a CDS encoding FAD/NAD(P)-binding protein codes for MNELRDPGDTLIAIVGGGACGVLIALQLLRQATAPMQIVLIEPHPVLGEGVAYSTARAEHLLNVPAARMSALLEAPQDFVDYLCANGCYPELEDAQLPRQFVGRRHYAPYLRDRLHAARAHSPATLTLHAARVQTLQPNAGGALLQLDDGQTVQATAVVLAVGNALRPLPLRGATGLSGAQRMDAWDTEAVAALPQDAAVCIVGSGLSMADTVVTLAAQAHRGAVHVVSRHGLLPLPQAHGAVAEFDPQLLLTMSLRARMRTLRAHARVAAAQGLPWQGVMERIRPLSQALWQTLSIADQCRFLRHVVRYWDVHRHRIAAPVHAQLQAMQARGQLQLHRARLDVAFQAGACVRVSAGAGHALQLDVQTLINATGVEMRVQAMRNPLLQQLLGQGIAVAGPHGIGVDTDADGSLIAADGCANPRLRVIGSLRTGSLWESLAVPELREQATAIARNVLGVLGR; via the coding sequence ATGAATGAACTGCGTGATCCTGGCGATACATTGATCGCCATCGTCGGCGGTGGCGCTTGCGGTGTGCTGATTGCGCTGCAGCTGCTGCGTCAGGCGACCGCGCCGATGCAGATCGTGTTGATCGAACCGCATCCGGTGCTGGGCGAGGGCGTGGCGTATTCCACCGCACGTGCCGAGCACCTGCTCAATGTGCCGGCCGCGCGCATGAGTGCGCTGTTGGAGGCTCCGCAGGACTTTGTCGATTACCTGTGCGCGAATGGGTGTTACCCGGAACTGGAGGACGCGCAACTGCCGCGGCAGTTTGTCGGGCGGCGGCATTACGCGCCTTACTTGCGCGATCGCTTGCACGCTGCACGCGCGCATAGCCCAGCGACGCTGACCTTGCACGCCGCACGTGTGCAGACATTGCAGCCCAACGCAGGCGGCGCGCTGCTGCAGCTGGACGATGGACAGACCGTGCAGGCCACCGCCGTGGTGCTGGCGGTGGGCAACGCGCTACGGCCGTTGCCGCTGCGTGGAGCGACCGGCTTGTCGGGCGCGCAGCGGATGGATGCCTGGGACACCGAGGCGGTCGCGGCATTGCCGCAGGATGCGGCGGTATGCATCGTCGGCTCGGGGCTGAGCATGGCCGATACGGTGGTGACGCTGGCTGCGCAGGCGCATCGTGGAGCGGTGCATGTGGTGTCGCGACATGGATTGTTGCCGTTGCCGCAGGCGCATGGCGCAGTTGCAGAGTTCGACCCGCAGCTGCTGTTGACGATGTCGCTGCGCGCGCGCATGCGCACGTTGCGCGCGCATGCGCGCGTTGCAGCGGCGCAGGGCTTGCCCTGGCAGGGCGTGATGGAGCGCATTCGTCCGCTGAGCCAAGCGCTGTGGCAAACGCTGTCGATAGCCGATCAGTGCCGCTTCCTGCGTCATGTAGTGCGTTATTGGGACGTGCACCGTCACCGTATCGCCGCGCCTGTGCATGCGCAGCTGCAGGCGATGCAGGCGCGTGGACAATTGCAATTGCATCGCGCGCGGCTGGATGTCGCGTTTCAGGCGGGCGCTTGCGTTCGCGTGAGTGCCGGTGCAGGGCATGCATTGCAGCTGGATGTGCAGACGCTGATCAATGCCACCGGTGTGGAAATGCGCGTGCAGGCGATGCGCAACCCGCTGCTGCAGCAATTGCTGGGGCAGGGCATCGCAGTGGCCGGGCCGCATGGGATTGGCGTAGATACCGATGCCGATGGCAGTCTGATCGCTGCCGATGGTTGCGCGAATCCGCGGCTGCGGGTGATTGGCAGTTTGCGGACTGGATCATTATGGGAGAGCCTTGCGGTGCCGGAGCTGCGGGAGCAGGCCACGGCGATTGCGCGGAATGTGTTGGGGGTGTTGGGGCGTTGA
- the polA gene encoding DNA polymerase I, with amino-acid sequence MSRLVLIDGSSYLYRAFHALPPLTNAQGEPTGALFGVVNMLRATLKERPAYIAFVVDAPGKTFRDDLYADYKANRPSMPDDLRAQVQPMCEIVHALGIDILRIDGVEADDVIGTLALQAAADGLSVIISTGDKDFAQLVRPGIELVNTMSGSRMDSDEAVIAKFGVRPNQIVDLLALMGDTVDNVPGVEKCGPKTAAKWLAEYDSLDGVIANADKIKGKIGENLRAALPRLPLNRELVTIKTDVTLASGPRALDLREPNAETLAVLYARHGFTQALRELGAAAAQAGLSTEPMALGAAATAASARTEPGRARGTGFVSGPVSAPVEVDPALSAPGQYETILTQQQLDSWIARLRAAGQFAFDTETDSLDPLQADLIGLSVAAEPGQAAYLPFGHTFPGAPAQLDRTQALAQLAPLLTDPAVRKLGQHGKYDLHVMRRHGIALAGYSEDTLLESFVLNSGSARHDMDSLAKRYLGYDTVKYEDVCGKGTKQIPFAQISLEDATRYAAEDADITLRLHHVLGPKLAAEPGLERVYRDIEIPLVEVLARIEANGVCVDAAELRRQSTDLSKRMLAAQQKATELAGRTFNLDSPKQLQALLFDELKLPAVIKTPKGQPSTNEEALEAIADQHALPRVILEYRGLTKLRSTYTDKLPEMIHPQSGRVHTSYHQAGAATGRLSSSDPNLQNIPIRTEDGRRIRRAFIAPTGRKLIACDYSQIELRIMAHLSGDPGLVGAFESGADVHRATAAEVFGRTIDTVSGDERRAAKAINFGLMYGMSAFGLARQLGIGRGEAQDYIALYFSRYPGVRDFMETTRQQARDKGYVETVFGRRLYLDFINAGSQGQRAGAERAAINAPMQGTAADIIKRAMVSVDGWIAGHAERALMILQVHDELVFEADADFVDTLLSEVTTRMSSAAELRVPLVVDSGVGDNWDEAH; translated from the coding sequence ATGAGCAGATTAGTCCTGATCGACGGGTCCAGTTACCTGTATCGCGCGTTCCACGCGCTTCCGCCGCTGACCAATGCGCAGGGCGAGCCCACTGGTGCATTGTTCGGCGTGGTCAACATGCTGCGCGCCACCTTGAAGGAACGCCCGGCCTACATCGCGTTCGTGGTGGATGCACCAGGCAAGACGTTTCGTGACGACTTGTATGCCGATTACAAAGCCAATCGCCCCTCGATGCCCGATGACCTGCGCGCGCAGGTGCAGCCGATGTGCGAGATCGTGCATGCGTTGGGCATCGACATCCTGCGCATCGATGGCGTGGAAGCCGACGATGTGATCGGTACGCTGGCCCTGCAGGCCGCCGCCGATGGCTTGAGCGTCATCATCTCCACCGGCGATAAGGACTTCGCACAGCTGGTGCGCCCGGGCATCGAACTAGTCAACACCATGAGCGGCAGCCGCATGGATTCGGACGAAGCGGTGATCGCCAAGTTCGGCGTGCGTCCGAACCAGATCGTCGACCTGCTGGCGCTGATGGGCGACACCGTGGACAACGTGCCCGGCGTGGAGAAGTGCGGCCCCAAGACCGCCGCCAAGTGGCTTGCCGAATACGACTCGCTCGATGGCGTGATCGCCAACGCCGACAAGATCAAGGGCAAGATCGGCGAGAACCTGCGCGCCGCGCTGCCACGCCTGCCGCTCAACCGCGAGCTGGTCACCATCAAGACCGACGTGACGCTGGCCAGTGGCCCGCGCGCGCTGGATCTGCGCGAGCCCAACGCCGAAACGCTGGCGGTGCTATACGCACGCCATGGCTTCACTCAAGCGCTACGCGAACTCGGCGCCGCCGCAGCTCAGGCCGGTCTGTCGACCGAGCCGATGGCGCTGGGCGCAGCCGCAACCGCAGCCAGCGCGCGCACCGAGCCCGGTCGTGCGCGCGGCACCGGCTTCGTGTCCGGCCCGGTCAGTGCCCCTGTGGAAGTGGATCCCGCACTGTCGGCACCCGGCCAGTACGAGACCATCCTGACCCAGCAACAGCTCGACAGCTGGATCGCACGCCTGCGCGCCGCCGGCCAGTTCGCCTTCGATACCGAAACCGACAGCCTGGACCCGCTGCAGGCCGACCTGATCGGCCTGAGCGTGGCCGCCGAGCCCGGCCAGGCCGCGTATCTGCCGTTCGGTCACACCTTCCCCGGCGCCCCGGCCCAGCTCGACCGCACCCAGGCACTGGCCCAGTTGGCGCCGCTGCTGACCGACCCTGCGGTGCGCAAGCTCGGCCAGCACGGCAAGTACGACCTGCACGTGATGCGCCGCCACGGCATCGCCCTGGCCGGCTACAGCGAGGACACCTTGCTGGAGAGCTTCGTGCTCAATTCCGGGAGCGCTCGCCACGACATGGATAGCCTGGCCAAGCGCTATCTGGGCTACGACACCGTCAAATACGAAGATGTCTGCGGCAAGGGCACCAAGCAGATCCCGTTCGCGCAGATCAGCCTGGAGGACGCCACCCGCTACGCCGCCGAAGACGCCGACATCACCCTGCGCCTGCACCACGTGCTCGGCCCCAAGCTGGCTGCCGAGCCGGGGCTGGAGCGCGTCTATCGCGACATCGAGATCCCGCTGGTGGAAGTGCTGGCGCGTATCGAGGCTAACGGCGTGTGTGTGGACGCCGCCGAACTGCGCCGGCAAAGCACCGACCTGTCCAAGCGCATGCTCGCCGCTCAGCAAAAGGCCACCGAGCTGGCCGGGCGCACCTTCAACCTGGATTCGCCCAAACAGCTGCAGGCGTTGTTGTTCGATGAGCTCAAGCTACCGGCCGTGATCAAGACGCCCAAGGGCCAGCCCTCGACCAATGAAGAAGCGCTGGAAGCCATCGCCGACCAACACGCGTTGCCGCGGGTGATTCTGGAGTACCGCGGCCTGACCAAGCTGCGCAGCACCTACACCGATAAGCTGCCGGAAATGATCCACCCGCAGTCCGGACGGGTGCACACCAGCTACCACCAGGCCGGTGCCGCGACCGGGCGTTTGTCCTCGTCCGATCCCAATTTGCAGAACATCCCGATCCGCACCGAAGACGGCCGCCGCATCCGCCGCGCCTTCATCGCCCCGACCGGGCGCAAGCTGATCGCCTGCGACTACTCGCAGATCGAGCTGCGCATCATGGCGCACCTGTCCGGCGACCCCGGGCTAGTTGGCGCGTTCGAGTCCGGCGCCGACGTGCACCGCGCCACTGCAGCGGAAGTATTCGGCCGCACGATCGACACTGTCAGCGGTGATGAGCGCCGCGCTGCCAAGGCGATCAACTTCGGCCTGATGTATGGCATGAGCGCGTTCGGCCTGGCCCGGCAACTTGGCATCGGTCGTGGCGAGGCACAGGACTACATCGCTCTGTATTTCAGCCGCTATCCGGGCGTGCGCGATTTCATGGAAACCACCCGCCAGCAGGCCCGCGACAAGGGTTACGTGGAAACGGTATTCGGCCGCCGGCTGTATCTGGACTTCATCAACGCCGGCAGCCAAGGCCAGCGCGCCGGCGCCGAGCGCGCGGCCATCAACGCCCCGATGCAGGGCACCGCCGCCGACATCATCAAGCGCGCCATGGTCAGCGTGGACGGCTGGATCGCCGGCCACGCCGAGCGCGCTCTGATGATTCTGCAAGTGCACGATGAACTGGTATTTGAGGCCGATGCCGATTTTGTCGACACGCTGCTGAGTGAAGTCACCACGCGGATGTCGTCGGCCGCCGAGTTGCGTGTCCCGCTTGTAGTCGATTCCGGTGTTGGCGATAACTGGGACGAGGCCCACTGA
- the uvrD gene encoding DNA helicase II, with amino-acid sequence MDVSHLLDHLNPAQREAVSAPPGHYLVLAGAGSGKTRVLIHRIAWLNEVQGVPNHGIFAVTFTNKAAGEMRHRTDLQLRNGSRGMWIGTFHGLAHRLLRLHWQDARLPEGFQVMDSDDQLRLVKRVVQSLELDESKYPPKQISWWINEQKDEGRRPQHIQPEPNDDWTEVRRQVYAAYQERCDRSGLLDFAELLLRAHELLRDTPALLAHYRARFREILVDEFQDTNAIQYAFVRVLAGETGHVFVVGDDDQAIYGWRGAKVENVQRFLKDFPGAQTVRLEQNYRSSANILGAANAVIAHNPDRIGKQLWTDSGDGDPIDLYGAYNEVDEARYVVERARQWVRDGGSYGEVAVLYRSNAQSRALEEALISEQLPYRVYGGMRFFERAEIKDALAYLRLLTNRSDDAAFERAVNTPTRGIGDRTLDEVRRLARANALSLWEAAMLCTQENTLAARARNALATFLSLVGRLHAETGEMELAERIDHVLMRSGLREHWAKESRGGVDSESRTENLDELVSVASRFTRPDDEDSQGMTELVAFLAYASLEAGEGQAQAGEEGVQLMTLHSAKGLEFPIVFLVGLEDGLFPSARSLEESGRLEEERRLAYVGITRARQKLVLCYAESRRIHGQDNYNVPSRFLREIPRDLLHEVRPKVQVCRTALLGATRGGPVHGVVEAAPIKLGANVEHPKFGGGVVVDYEGAGAHARVQVQFDEVGAKWLVMGYANLTVV; translated from the coding sequence GTGGATGTCTCTCATTTGCTCGATCATTTAAACCCCGCCCAGCGCGAGGCCGTTTCCGCGCCGCCGGGGCATTACCTCGTGCTCGCCGGCGCCGGCTCCGGCAAGACGCGCGTGCTGATCCATCGCATCGCCTGGCTCAATGAAGTCCAGGGTGTGCCCAACCACGGCATCTTCGCGGTGACCTTCACCAACAAGGCCGCCGGCGAAATGCGCCACCGCACCGACCTGCAGCTGCGTAACGGCAGCCGCGGGATGTGGATCGGCACCTTCCATGGGCTGGCGCATCGGTTGTTGCGTCTGCATTGGCAGGACGCGCGGCTGCCCGAAGGCTTCCAGGTCATGGACAGCGACGACCAGCTGCGGCTGGTCAAGCGCGTGGTGCAGTCGCTGGAGCTGGACGAGAGCAAGTACCCGCCCAAGCAGATCAGCTGGTGGATCAACGAGCAAAAGGACGAAGGCCGCCGTCCGCAGCATATCCAGCCCGAGCCCAATGACGATTGGACCGAGGTGCGCCGGCAGGTGTATGCGGCCTATCAGGAACGTTGCGACCGCTCCGGGCTGCTGGATTTCGCCGAGTTGCTGCTGCGCGCGCATGAACTGCTGCGCGACACCCCGGCCTTGCTGGCGCATTACCGTGCGCGCTTCCGCGAGATCCTGGTCGACGAGTTCCAGGACACCAACGCCATCCAGTACGCCTTCGTGCGTGTGCTGGCCGGCGAGACCGGGCATGTGTTCGTGGTCGGCGACGACGACCAGGCCATCTACGGCTGGCGCGGTGCCAAGGTCGAGAACGTCCAGCGCTTTCTGAAGGATTTTCCCGGTGCGCAGACCGTGCGGCTGGAGCAGAACTACCGTTCCAGCGCCAATATTCTGGGTGCGGCCAATGCGGTGATCGCGCACAATCCGGACCGCATCGGCAAGCAGCTGTGGACCGATTCCGGCGATGGCGATCCGATCGATCTGTATGGGGCCTACAACGAAGTCGACGAGGCGCGTTATGTGGTCGAGCGCGCGCGGCAGTGGGTGCGCGACGGCGGCAGCTACGGCGAAGTGGCGGTGCTCTATCGCAGCAACGCGCAGTCGCGCGCGCTGGAAGAAGCGCTGATTTCCGAGCAGCTGCCGTACCGCGTATATGGCGGCATGCGGTTTTTCGAACGCGCCGAAATCAAGGATGCATTGGCGTATCTGCGCCTGCTCACCAACCGCAGCGACGATGCCGCGTTTGAGCGCGCAGTCAACACGCCGACGCGTGGCATCGGCGATCGCACGCTGGATGAAGTGCGCCGTCTGGCGCGTGCCAATGCGCTGTCGCTGTGGGAAGCGGCGATGCTGTGCACGCAGGAAAACACCCTTGCCGCCCGTGCCCGCAATGCGTTGGCCACGTTCCTGAGCCTGGTCGGTCGGTTGCATGCCGAAACCGGCGAGATGGAATTGGCCGAGCGCATCGACCACGTGCTGATGCGCTCAGGATTGCGCGAGCACTGGGCCAAGGAAAGCCGCGGTGGGGTGGATTCGGAATCGCGCACCGAAAACCTGGACGAACTGGTGTCGGTGGCTTCGCGCTTCACCCGTCCCGACGACGAAGACAGCCAGGGCATGACCGAATTGGTCGCCTTCCTCGCCTACGCTTCGCTGGAAGCCGGCGAAGGCCAGGCACAGGCCGGCGAAGAAGGCGTGCAGCTGATGACGTTGCATTCGGCCAAGGGCCTGGAATTTCCGATCGTGTTTCTGGTCGGGCTGGAAGATGGCTTGTTCCCGAGCGCGCGGTCGCTGGAAGAAAGCGGGCGGCTGGAAGAAGAGCGTCGTCTGGCGTACGTGGGCATCACCCGCGCGCGGCAAAAACTAGTGCTGTGCTACGCCGAGTCGCGGCGCATCCACGGCCAGGACAACTACAACGTGCCATCGCGCTTTTTACGCGAAATTCCGCGCGATCTGCTGCACGAAGTGCGTCCGAAAGTGCAGGTCTGCCGCACTGCCTTGCTGGGCGCGACGCGTGGCGGACCGGTGCATGGCGTTGTCGAAGCGGCACCAATCAAACTGGGCGCCAACGTCGAACACCCCAAGTTCGGCGGCGGTGTAGTGGTCGACTATGAAGGCGCCGGTGCGCATGCGCGCGTGCAGGTGCAGTTCGATGAAGTCGGCGCCAAGTGGCTGGTGATGGGGTATGCGAATTTGACGGTGGTTTAG
- a CDS encoding DUF2147 domain-containing protein, protein MKRLVAACCLIVGLVTQSTHAFAAEPITGKWFTDNQQALVEIQSCGASLCGKIVKVLRSKPGSAKTDVFNPDPGKHNTPMEGTVILSELVDAGDLWKGKIYNPESGKTYNAKIRRDADGSLKVEGCVAFICQGPTWQPAT, encoded by the coding sequence ATGAAACGTCTCGTTGCAGCTTGTTGCCTTATCGTCGGTCTTGTCACTCAGAGCACTCATGCATTTGCCGCCGAGCCAATCACCGGAAAATGGTTCACCGATAACCAGCAAGCCTTGGTGGAGATTCAGTCCTGCGGCGCGTCGTTATGCGGAAAAATCGTCAAGGTGCTGCGAAGCAAGCCCGGTAGCGCAAAGACCGACGTATTCAATCCGGATCCTGGAAAACACAACACTCCGATGGAAGGCACCGTGATCCTCAGCGAGCTGGTGGATGCGGGGGATCTGTGGAAAGGCAAGATCTACAACCCGGAATCCGGCAAGACCTATAACGCCAAGATCAGGCGAGATGCCGATGGTTCATTGAAAGTGGAGGGGTGCGTGGCCTTCATTTGCCAAGGTCCGACTTGGCAGCCAGCCACCTGA